Part of the Fusarium musae strain F31 chromosome 3, whole genome shotgun sequence genome, GctccttgaccatcttgGCCAACTCCTTTCTGTCGACGTCCTTGCCCTCGAGAGCACCGGACAATCGCTTCATGACGTCGCCCAAGACGGACTTGGCTTGAGTGCCAGCGGCCTTTGAagcctcaacagcatccTGTACCATAGCCTTGAGCTGAGCCTCTGTCAAGCTCTCAACTCCACTGTTGGCAAGGTACTCATCCAGCACCTTGATCTGGTCCTCCTCCTTTTGAACAAGATCCTCGCGGttggcagccttggcctcagCGGCAGCGTCTTGAGAGCTCTTTTGGATCTTGCGGATCAAAGCAACGAGCTGAACATCTGTCCTGACCGGAGTTGAGGTCTTGGAAGCGTTGAGGTTGGCGGACATGATAGCTCGAAGAACGGTCAGGCGAGGAGTATCCTTGGCACGCATGGCGGTCTTAAGAtcgcccttgagcttggacaGCAGAGGAGGGGGTGCATCTTCGGTAGATGTTGAGTAGAATCGGCAGACAGAGACTCGGCTGATGGGCTGACAAAGCGTGGGTTGCGACATGCGCAGAGCCCGGAATAGTTGCATCGATTGTTTGGCCGACATTGTGAAGGAATTGCAGCTGAATCGGTATTATCGGTGTAGAGACTGGTTGGTGACTCGATATGACGATCGCGGCTCGTGGTTTGGTGTTGCTACCAGAAAGCTTGAGCTGATGTCGAACGACAGGTCAAAATTTCCCAAGCATGCAATTGGCAACTTTGATTGGCGGTGTGACGAGCTCCAGCAATTCTTAGTGGAGGCCCAGTGAAGGAACAGCAGCCCAAGCTACCAGGGTCCCCAGACTGCCAACCTTCGCGTACGAATCTGGGGGCTGCACGACCAGGCTGTCGGAGATGTTATGATGGGTTGACAGTTGAGAGCCATCTCGGCAGGCTTTGTAGAAAAATTGCTTCTGCGAGGCTTGTTGATTTCTCAAAGTGATCGGCAGTAGAGCTGCTAGCTGGCCACTCATCATAGACCTCCACTTTGAGATCGAGGTGCATTATCTCAAACACAGAGGGACCGGGCATGATATCATTTTAGTGACGAATACTCCGTAGTTACCCCCCAGTATCAACACCATGATAttgttctctctcttctcttctcaatcgACATTGTCCAACATGATCTCGGCAACGCTAAATCACCTGATCATTGGTGCACCCGCTCGCCTACTGCCTTAGCAAGGATCGGGGATGATCCCGTTGATATTGCATTCCGCTAGGTGCTGTAGGAGCGCACTAGCTTCACCGGCCAAGGAACAGACCAGGAGGCGGCTCGAACGTTGTGTGTCGTAGATGCAGATCGACTATTCTGTTTCGAAACATTTCAGCTGTCTTTGGGTCCGAGAGGCGGTCGAAACTCAGGTGACGGACGGTAAGGTCAGGGTTATGGTTCCATTGCTAACTTCTCTTCCCTGAAACTGGAACGAGATCTCATTCTCGGGTCGCGTCGTTGGTGGAGATGAGGAGAGGAACTCATGGGTAGTTGGGCCCGAGACAATGAACCAGGGTTGCTTGTATAGAAGGGGAACGGTGATTTTATAGATACTGGACTAGATTATCATATCAATCTTGTCATTGAGCAGGCCGTATGACTTGTGAGATGTCACCAACATGTCTCTTCCACACACCGTTTCTCCTTAGTCGTCCCCCTATGTCATGCCCATCTTGATATTGCGAGGTCTCGGACCTGTTGCGGCCGCTGGTAATAACTCTCTGACACATCGGGCCCAAACTGTCGGTACCGAGTGTCCATCCACCAGTCATTACGAATCATTCGCTGGAAATCATAACAAGGGACAAGCAGCCACTTCATGGGtgttctctttctctctttctcctgATCTTGCCTTTCTTGCCTTAAGTCCGAGCACCTGCACGTCACTTCTCTTTCCATCCGTTGTTGCTTCCTTCAGGCCCAGTCAAAGCTAGACCATGCTTGCCATGTTCGGCAACGAATCTCAAGATTTTCCTCCAACCTTCCTCTATTATCCACTTGATGGCGCGCCACTGCCGCTTCCCTGTTCAGCCAACAAAACCTTGTTTCAACTACAAGATCGAGTAATGGCATCCTGTGCCATCTCCCCTTTACACATACCATTTACTATCCTTCCATCCCATCGTGGGCGCTCAAACGCAGCACAGATGCCTTTGGGACGCCGTAAAACTTGACTATCATAATCCTCCGCCGCACAATAACTCGCGATTGACCAAGGAATGCCCCAATGGCTCGAATTGAGACTTCGTGGCTCTTACCGTCGTGGCTTTCTACCAATGCAAACATAACTGCGATGCCATCCGTCAGAACAACAAAAACCGTGGGATAGCCGATAGAAACTTACACTGGAAAGTAGGCCTACAAATCGTTAAAAATCGAATCATATCAGGATTCGCCCCTTTTGGAGTCGAGAACCATGAAAACTTACCTTGAATGCTGGGTTGCTGGCTTCGCTCCTCGCTTGAGCTATCAAGAGTTGGAAATCACTGAAAGTCATCCTGTACAAGGATCAGCCACACGTTACTCGGGCAGATTGCAACCGACATACCCAAGAAACTGCGTAAACGGGTATAATGCTAGCGAATACAATAGCTCGTTCACGTTATCGGTATTGGATCGGCCTATATCATAATCTCGGGGGACTGCAACGCCATCAGCCTCAATACGTACACTCTGGCATCAAAGCAACATACCACTCGACCAGCCGCACATTGGCAACGTCAAGAGTCTCGACTCGACTTCCGTGAACCCTGCACTTCTCATCCAGCTGGCCAATTGAAGTGGTGCCCGAGGATCTTTGTATGGCTGCTGGCTTTCCAAGTATTGTCTGGACCATTGCGACAGGGCGTGGTCTACTCGGCAAAATTGTTAAAATACAGAAGTTTCCGTGTTCAGGAGACTGGGGAAATTACCTC contains:
- a CDS encoding hypothetical protein (EggNog:ENOG41), translating into MSAKQSMQLFRALRMSQPTLCQPISRVSVCRFYSTSTEDAPPPLLSKLKGDLKTAMRAKDTPRLTVLRAIMSANLNASKTSTPVRTDVQLVALIRKIQKSSQDAAAEAKAANREDLVQKEEDQIKVLDEYLANSGVESLTEAQLKAMVQDAVEASKAAGTQAKSVLGDVMKRLSGALEGKDVDRKELAKMVKELTG